A genomic window from Flavobacterium azooxidireducens includes:
- a CDS encoding tagaturonate reductase produces MENLVKQKLSRESIGFSTKYPIKVVQFGEGNFLRAFVDYAFQILNKKADFNGGIAVIQPLDNGMVHLLNEQDGLYTLFMNGVKKGEKIHDIELITNVVQGINTYKNFQEYLDLAKVETLEFVISNTTEAGIEYVDSDKKEMQPPNSFPGKLSVFLYERFKHFNGDVSKGLTIIPCELINYNADTLKEILLKLADLWQLGEEYKYWITTGCTFHNTLVDRIVPGYPRNEIEDYNNKLDYHDDILVTAEPFFLWVIEGDEKLKEKLPFHKTNLDVKIVSDMQPYRTRKVRILNGAHTAMVPFSILYGNETVKETLDNKFTEDFVTKAIFNEINPTLPMEKSELDLFADEVLDRFRNPFIKHQLADIALNSVSKFKVRVLPSLLEYVKINQKLPVHLTFSFACLIRFYKKEWQDRILPINDTKEIISFFENNWKSNDLEILVKQTLSNLEFWENDLNEVIGLTEALVFALTEIENKGIENGFISFKNQYDS; encoded by the coding sequence ATGGAAAATCTAGTAAAACAAAAATTAAGTAGAGAAAGTATCGGATTTTCAACAAAATATCCCATCAAAGTTGTTCAATTTGGAGAAGGAAATTTTTTAAGAGCATTTGTTGATTATGCTTTTCAAATCTTAAATAAAAAAGCCGATTTTAACGGCGGAATTGCTGTTATTCAACCACTTGATAACGGAATGGTTCACTTATTAAATGAACAAGATGGCTTGTACACTTTGTTTATGAATGGTGTAAAAAAAGGCGAAAAGATTCATGATATTGAATTGATTACTAATGTTGTACAAGGAATTAATACATACAAGAATTTTCAGGAATACCTTGATTTAGCAAAAGTTGAAACACTTGAATTCGTTATTTCAAACACAACTGAAGCCGGAATTGAGTATGTTGATTCGGACAAAAAAGAAATGCAACCACCAAACTCATTTCCGGGAAAATTGTCTGTGTTTTTATATGAAAGATTCAAACATTTTAACGGCGATGTTTCGAAAGGTTTGACTATTATTCCATGCGAATTAATCAATTATAACGCAGATACTTTAAAAGAAATTTTGCTAAAATTAGCCGATTTATGGCAGTTAGGCGAAGAATATAAATATTGGATAACCACAGGTTGTACTTTTCATAATACATTGGTTGACAGAATTGTACCGGGTTATCCTCGGAATGAAATTGAAGACTATAATAACAAATTAGACTATCACGATGATATTTTAGTGACTGCCGAACCATTTTTCCTTTGGGTGATTGAAGGTGATGAGAAATTGAAAGAAAAATTGCCTTTTCATAAAACCAATTTGGATGTAAAAATTGTGTCGGATATGCAACCGTATCGCACAAGAAAAGTGAGAATTCTTAACGGTGCTCACACGGCAATGGTTCCTTTTTCAATTTTATATGGAAATGAAACGGTGAAAGAAACATTGGATAATAAATTTACGGAAGATTTTGTGACGAAAGCAATTTTCAACGAAATCAATCCAACACTTCCAATGGAAAAATCGGAATTAGATTTATTTGCAGATGAAGTGTTAGATCGTTTCAGAAACCCGTTTATCAAACATCAATTGGCTGATATTGCTCTAAATTCGGTTTCAAAATTCAAAGTGAGAGTATTGCCAAGTTTGCTTGAATATGTTAAAATAAATCAAAAATTACCTGTTCATTTAACGTTCTCATTTGCCTGTTTAATTCGTTTTTATAAGAAAGAATGGCAAGACAGAATTTTACCTATTAATGACACAAAAGAGATTATTTCATTTTTTGAAAACAATTGGAAATCAAATGATTTAGAAATTTTAGTTAAACAAACACTTTCAAATTTAGAATTCTGGGAAAATGATTTAAATGAGGTAATTGGTTTAACAGAAGCACTCGTTTTTGCTCTGACAGAAATAGAAAATAAAGGAATAGAAAACGGATTCATAAGTTTTAAAAATCAATATGATTCATAA
- a CDS encoding LacI family DNA-binding transcriptional regulator, translated as MKKKTTIYDIAKKLNITAATVSRALNNNPNISDATRELVVNMATKMNYEQNRLALALKSGKSNNVGVVVPRIDSNFFGSVIHGIEEELNKHGYHVIICQTDGVEAKEVANIEALLNSQVDGILISTSSNNVSTFDRIMKKEVPLVFFDRKKTMKNVSSVTINDFDGGYKATQHLIDTGCKRIAYFSGDTNIEIFKDRFLGYKQALEDNNVEFVKEYIVQTKSTIEEGRKAVKKLLKLATPPDAIFSSSDFAALGAIQELRAKNIKIPTDFSVIGFSNEPFTMFMELSISTIDQFPLEMGRMTAKVFLEQVNNSDKIKIEKKVVLEPELILRKSTRKLIEK; from the coding sequence ATGAAGAAAAAAACCACTATCTACGACATCGCGAAGAAGCTAAATATTACAGCTGCTACAGTTTCAAGAGCTTTAAACAACAACCCAAATATCAGCGATGCTACCCGTGAGCTTGTTGTGAATATGGCTACTAAAATGAATTATGAGCAAAACCGACTTGCTTTAGCATTAAAAAGTGGAAAGAGTAATAACGTTGGTGTTGTGGTTCCAAGAATTGACAGTAATTTCTTCGGTTCTGTAATTCACGGAATTGAAGAAGAATTAAATAAACACGGATATCACGTTATTATTTGTCAAACGGATGGAGTTGAAGCTAAAGAAGTGGCCAACATTGAAGCACTTTTGAATTCTCAAGTAGATGGAATTTTAATTTCAACTTCCAGTAATAATGTTTCAACTTTTGATCGAATTATGAAAAAAGAAGTTCCATTAGTATTTTTTGATAGAAAAAAAACAATGAAAAATGTTAGTTCTGTGACCATAAATGACTTTGATGGAGGCTACAAAGCTACTCAACATTTAATTGACACAGGCTGCAAACGTATCGCCTACTTTTCAGGAGATACGAATATTGAAATTTTTAAAGATCGTTTTTTAGGTTACAAACAAGCTTTGGAAGACAATAATGTAGAGTTCGTAAAAGAATATATTGTTCAAACTAAAAGTACAATTGAAGAAGGTAGAAAAGCAGTTAAAAAACTTTTAAAACTTGCTACACCTCCTGATGCCATCTTTTCTTCGAGTGATTTTGCCGCATTGGGAGCCATTCAAGAATTAAGAGCAAAAAATATTAAAATTCCAACTGATTTTTCGGTCATTGGATTTAGTAATGAGCCGTTTACAATGTTTATGGAATTGTCTATCAGTACAATAGATCAGTTTCCATTGGAAATGGGAAGAATGACTGCCAAAGTCTTTTTGGAACAAGTAAACAATTCGGATAAAATAAAAATTGAAAAGAAAGTGGTTTTGGAGCCTGAATTAATTTTAAGAAAATCAACTCGAAAACTAATTGAGAAGTAA
- a CDS encoding MFS transporter → MTQETTSKKATNFRWTICSLLFFATTINYLDRQVLSLTWKDFIQPEFHWNNNDYGNITALFSIFYAISMLFAGKFVDWIDTKKGFLWAIGIWSVGAVLHAFCGIATAGYITGNWFVGFAESKEIISTINNTSLVISTSVTLFIFARFVLAVGEAGNFPAAIKATAEYFPKKERALSTSIFNAGATVGALAAPLTIPFIAKALGWEMAFIIIGALGFVWMGLWIFLYKKPEVHPKVNAEELAYINQDQVDAPVETQGEKDATFSLKECFKYRQTWAFIVGKFMTDGVWWFYLFWTPAYLSSVYGMDSTQSAIPLVVLYVITLLSIIGGWLPKYFVDKLGLNPYDGRMKAMLIFAFFPLLALLAQPGGDISYWIPVIIIGIAGAAHQAWSANIFSTVGDMFPKRAIATITGIGGMAGGIGSFLINKGSGVLFDYSHKTWTTVDGVPLLEKFPQYINDRIPENLFAELEKSGAVVSDGIDKGYMIIFSICAVAYLIAWGIMKTLVPKYKVIKY, encoded by the coding sequence ATGACACAAGAAACCACTTCTAAAAAAGCAACAAATTTCAGATGGACCATTTGTAGTTTATTATTTTTTGCGACTACCATTAATTATTTAGACAGACAAGTGCTTTCACTTACGTGGAAGGATTTCATTCAGCCTGAATTTCATTGGAACAACAATGATTACGGAAATATCACTGCATTGTTTTCAATTTTTTACGCCATCAGTATGCTGTTTGCCGGAAAATTTGTGGACTGGATCGATACCAAAAAAGGTTTTCTTTGGGCAATCGGAATTTGGTCTGTCGGTGCCGTTTTACATGCTTTTTGCGGAATTGCAACGGCCGGTTACATCACCGGAAATTGGTTTGTAGGTTTCGCCGAATCAAAAGAAATCATCAGTACAATTAATAATACTTCGTTAGTCATTAGTACGAGTGTCACCTTATTCATTTTTGCCCGATTTGTATTGGCCGTCGGTGAAGCCGGAAATTTTCCTGCCGCAATTAAAGCTACGGCGGAATATTTTCCTAAAAAAGAAAGAGCATTATCGACTAGTATTTTTAATGCCGGAGCAACAGTAGGAGCATTAGCAGCACCACTAACCATTCCTTTTATTGCCAAAGCATTAGGATGGGAAATGGCGTTTATCATCATTGGTGCATTAGGTTTTGTTTGGATGGGATTATGGATATTTCTCTACAAAAAACCGGAAGTTCATCCGAAAGTAAATGCAGAAGAATTAGCCTATATCAACCAAGATCAAGTTGATGCTCCTGTGGAAACACAAGGGGAAAAAGACGCTACTTTTTCATTAAAAGAATGTTTCAAATACCGTCAAACGTGGGCTTTCATTGTGGGTAAATTTATGACCGATGGCGTTTGGTGGTTCTATTTATTTTGGACACCGGCCTATTTAAGTTCGGTTTATGGTATGGATAGTACGCAAAGTGCCATTCCTTTAGTAGTTTTATATGTCATCACATTATTATCCATTATCGGTGGATGGTTGCCAAAATATTTCGTGGATAAATTAGGTTTAAATCCGTATGACGGAAGAATGAAAGCGATGTTAATCTTTGCCTTTTTCCCTTTATTAGCTTTATTGGCTCAACCGGGAGGAGACATTTCGTACTGGATTCCGGTTATCATTATCGGAATTGCGGGTGCGGCTCATCAAGCTTGGTCGGCAAATATCTTCTCAACTGTTGGTGATATGTTTCCAAAAAGAGCCATCGCAACTATCACTGGAATAGGCGGAATGGCGGGCGGAATTGGTTCATTTTTAATTAATAAAGGTTCCGGAGTTTTATTTGATTATTCACATAAAACGTGGACAACTGTGGATGGGGTACCGCTTTTAGAAAAATTTCCGCAGTATATAAATGATCGTATTCCTGAAAATCTATTTGCAGAATTAGAAAAATCAGGTGCTGTTGTTTCAGACGGAATTGATAAAGGTTATATGATTATTTTCTCCATTTGTGCCGTGGCATACCTTATTGCGTGGGGAATTATGAAAACATTAGTACCAAAATATAAAGTAATCAAATATTAA
- a CDS encoding UxaA family hydrolase, which yields MQKKLIKVHPDDNIIVALVDIEQGETIAFEAKEITTTTAVKAKHKIAEFDFSTGDSIFMYGVLVGKASQNIQKGEVLTTSNVKHQSGKVSQKTETTSWNPPNVDKWKDRTFMGYHRADGQVGTGNVWLFFPLVFCENKNIERLKEVFEKELMPKKTDSYQMLLRSLVNNTSQDEVIEEKSTNAFDNIEVKFITHQGGCGGIRQDSESLARLLAGYVNNPNVAGATVLSLGCQNLQIELFQNTLKAINPNLNKEVIIYEQQQMGTVDTMLQTIIKDSFEAIKRANQIQRQPAPLSKLCIGLECGGSDGFSGISANPALGHVSDIMAALGGKSILAEFPELCGVEQELMNRCVTEEKANKFLSLMKAYEKSVVDAGSGFDMNPSPGNIKDGLITDAMKSAGAAKKGGTSPVTDVLDYGEYVSESGLTLLNTPGNDVESTTAMVGSGATVVLFTTGLGTPTGNPIAPVIKVSSNTILAQRMNDIIDIDTGAVISGEKTIEEVGDSILEYIIEVASGRIISKADQLNQDDFIPWKRGVSL from the coding sequence ATGCAAAAGAAATTAATAAAAGTTCATCCAGATGACAACATAATTGTTGCTTTGGTAGATATTGAACAAGGTGAAACCATTGCTTTTGAAGCAAAAGAAATCACGACAACCACTGCTGTGAAAGCAAAACATAAAATTGCTGAGTTTGATTTTTCAACCGGTGACAGCATTTTTATGTACGGTGTTTTGGTTGGAAAAGCCAGTCAAAATATTCAAAAAGGTGAAGTATTAACGACATCAAACGTTAAGCACCAAAGCGGAAAAGTTTCTCAAAAAACAGAAACAACTTCTTGGAATCCACCCAACGTTGATAAATGGAAAGACCGAACGTTTATGGGTTATCATCGTGCCGATGGACAAGTGGGAACGGGAAATGTTTGGTTATTTTTTCCTTTAGTCTTTTGTGAAAATAAAAACATAGAACGTCTAAAAGAAGTTTTCGAAAAGGAATTAATGCCAAAGAAAACTGATAGCTATCAAATGTTGCTTCGTTCATTAGTAAACAACACCAGTCAAGATGAAGTGATTGAAGAAAAAAGCACCAATGCATTTGATAATATTGAAGTAAAATTCATCACTCATCAAGGCGGTTGCGGTGGAATCAGACAAGATTCTGAAAGTTTAGCCCGACTTTTAGCCGGTTATGTGAACAATCCCAACGTAGCCGGAGCAACCGTTTTGAGTTTAGGTTGTCAAAATTTACAGATTGAATTGTTTCAAAATACATTGAAAGCAATCAATCCAAACTTAAATAAAGAAGTGATTATCTACGAACAACAGCAAATGGGAACGGTAGATACGATGCTTCAAACGATAATTAAAGATTCTTTTGAAGCAATTAAAAGAGCTAACCAAATTCAACGTCAACCCGCACCGTTATCCAAACTTTGTATTGGTTTAGAATGTGGTGGATCGGATGGTTTTTCAGGAATATCAGCTAATCCGGCATTGGGACATGTATCTGATATAATGGCAGCTTTGGGCGGAAAAAGTATTTTGGCAGAATTCCCGGAATTATGTGGTGTGGAACAAGAATTAATGAACCGTTGCGTCACCGAAGAAAAAGCAAACAAATTTTTATCGTTGATGAAAGCATACGAAAAATCGGTTGTTGATGCAGGTTCCGGTTTCGATATGAATCCGTCTCCCGGCAACATCAAAGATGGTTTGATTACTGATGCGATGAAATCGGCAGGAGCAGCCAAAAAAGGCGGAACTTCTCCCGTTACAGATGTTTTGGATTATGGTGAATATGTTTCAGAGTCCGGATTAACGTTACTAAATACACCCGGAAACGATGTAGAAAGCACAACAGCAATGGTTGGTTCCGGTGCAACAGTTGTTTTATTTACAACCGGTTTAGGAACTCCAACAGGAAATCCGATTGCTCCGGTGATTAAAGTTTCGTCGAATACAATTTTAGCTCAACGAATGAATGACATTATTGATATTGATACGGGTGCGGTAATTAGTGGCGAAAAAACAATAGAAGAAGTAGGGGATAGCATTTTAGAATATATTATTGAAGTGGCAAGCGGACGGATTATTTCCAAAGCAGACCAATTAAACCAAGATGATTTTATTCCTTGGAAACGAGGAGTTTCATTATAA